The Amycolatopsis viridis genome window below encodes:
- a CDS encoding peptidylprolyl isomerase: MATNQQRREAAKRKLERQMARRAERARRRKIVGVGATVGAVVVVAGLVVFFATRGTDNGSAAAAPTTSPSAPSSALNIPAQRAALPQRPTPLPNPVQCSYPATANEPAAKPNKPPQTKNVPSTGTVNVTLKTTAGDIPLTLDRALAPCTVNSFLSLAQQGYYTDTSCARLGTDASLMMLQCGDPTGTGSGGPGYSFADETFPELKYGRGLLAMANAGPNTNGSQFFMVYGPAELSPAYTVFGSISDAGLQVLDKVARAGHDGSFDPSPGGGKPNMEVKFTAVSVG, from the coding sequence GGCCCGCCGGGCGGAACGCGCGCGACGGCGGAAGATCGTCGGTGTGGGTGCGACGGTCGGCGCGGTGGTCGTCGTCGCCGGGCTGGTGGTGTTCTTCGCAACCCGGGGCACCGACAACGGTTCGGCCGCGGCCGCCCCGACCACGTCGCCGTCCGCACCGTCCTCGGCGCTGAACATCCCGGCGCAGCGCGCCGCCCTGCCGCAGCGGCCCACGCCGCTGCCGAACCCGGTGCAGTGCTCCTACCCGGCGACGGCGAACGAGCCGGCGGCCAAGCCGAACAAGCCGCCGCAGACCAAGAACGTCCCGTCCACCGGCACGGTGAACGTCACGCTGAAGACGACCGCCGGCGACATCCCGCTGACGCTGGACCGCGCCCTCGCGCCGTGCACGGTGAACAGCTTCCTCAGCCTGGCCCAGCAGGGCTACTACACCGACACCTCGTGCGCCCGCCTGGGCACCGACGCGAGCCTGATGATGTTGCAGTGCGGCGACCCGACCGGCACCGGAAGCGGCGGCCCGGGGTACTCCTTCGCGGACGAGACGTTCCCGGAACTGAAGTACGGCCGCGGCCTGCTGGCGATGGCGAACGCGGGGCCGAACACCAACGGCAGCCAGTTCTTCATGGTCTACGGCCCGGCCGAGCTGAGCCCGGCCTACACGGTGTTCGGCTCGATCTCCGACGCCGGACTCCAGGTGCTGGACAAGGTCGCCCGGGCCGGTCACGACGGCAGCTTCGACCCGAGCCCGGGCGGCGGCAAGCCGAACATGGAGGTCAAGTTCACCGCGGTGTCGGTCGGCTGA